TGATTACTGCCGATAAGGAAGAACTTCAGTCGGCTGATAAGGTCATTTTTCCTGGAGTAGGAGAGGCGGAAACTACCATGAACCACTTGAAGGCGACAGGATTGGACGAACTGATAAAGAATCTGCACCAGCCTGTATTCGGAATTTGTCTCGGCATGCAGTTAATGTGCCGCTATTCTGAAGAAGGAGGAGTGGACTGTTTGAATATCTTTGATGTGGACGTGAAACGTTTTGTTCCGCAGAAGCACGAGGATAAAGTGCCGCACATGGGGTGGAACACAATCGGGAAAACGAACAGCAAACTCTTTGAAGGATTTACCGACGAAGAATTTGTCTACTTCGTACATAGCTTTTATGTGCCGACTTGCGACTTTACTGCCGCTACGACTGATTATATTCATCCGTTTAGTGCCGCCTTGCATAAAGATAACTTTTATGCCACCCAGTTTCATCCGGAGAAAAGCGGCAAGACGGGAGAGAAGATTCTGATGAACTTTTTGAATCTATAGTAAACTATGTCGCTGTTTATAATAAACTCCACCATAGTTTATAATAAACTCGTTCATCGTTTATAATAAACTTTTAGCAAATAAATAATAGATGATAGAAATTATTCCAGCCATTGATATTATTGACGGAAAGTGTGTACGTCTTTCCCAGGGAGATTACGACAGTAAGAAAGTATATAACGAAAATCCGGTGGAAGTTGCCAAAGAATTTGAAGCTAACGGTGTTCGCAGACTTCATGTGGTTGACTTGGACGGAGCTGCTTCTCACCATGTAATCAATCATCGGGTATTGGAGCAAATCGCTACCCGTACTTCTTTGGTAATAGATTTTGGTGGTGGAGTAAAGAGTGATGAAGACTTGAAAATTGCTTTCGAAAGCGGTGCGCAAATGGTGACGGGCGGCAGTATTGCTGTGAAAGACCCCGAACTGTTCTGTCATTGGCTTGACGTGTACGGAAGTGAGAAAATTATATTGGGAGCGGACGTAAAAGAACATAAGATAGCCGTAAACGGTTGGAAGGACGAAAGCGCCTGTGAACTTTTCCCGTTCCTCGAGGACTATATAAATAAAGGTGTCCGAAAAGTAATCTGCACAGACATCAGCTGCGACGGGATGCTGAAAGGTCCTTCCATTGACCTGTACAAGGAAATGCTGGAGAAATTTCCCGACCTCTATCTGATGGCTAGTGGCGGAGTAAGTAATGTCGATGACATTATTGCCTTGAACGAAGCCGGAGTGCCCGGAGTAATTTTCGGCAAGGCATTGTATGAAGGACGTCTCACTCTGCAGGACTTGAGAATCTTTTTGGATTGAGACATTTGATAATCTGATTTTAATTGTCAAACAGTAAATAAAAATAGGATTGTGTTAGCAAAAAGAATAGTACCTTGTCTGGACATCAAAGACGGACAAACCGTGAAAGGAACGAATTTCGTTAATTTGCGCCAAGCCGGTGACCCGGTAGAGTTGGGGCGGGCTTATAGTGAACAAGGAGCCGATGAACTTGTTTTCCTTGACATTACTGCCAGCCATGAAGGGCGTAAGACCTTCACGGACTTGGTGAAACGGATTGCTGCCAATATCAATATCCCGTTTACCGTAGGTGGCGGAATCAACGAACTAAGCGATGTAGACCGTCTGCTCAATGCCGGAGCTGATAAGATTTCTATCAACTCTTCTGCAATCCGCAATCCGCAACTGATTGACGAGATTGCCAAGAATTTCGGTTCACAGGTCTGCGTGCTGGCGGTAGATGCCAAGCAAACGGAAAAAGGCTGGAAATGCTATCTGAACGGTGGACGTATCGAAACCGATAAAGACCTGTTTGAATGGACAAAAGAAGCCCAGGAACGTGGGGCCGGTGAAATCCTTTTCACGAGCATGAATCATGACGGAGTAAAGACCGGATATGCAAATGAGGCACTTGCAGCGTTAGCGGGGCAACTCTCTATTCCTGTAATAGCTTCGGGCGGTGCAGGTTGCAAAGAGCACTTTCGTGATGTCTTTTTGCAAGGAAAAGCAGATGCGGCACTGGCTGCCAGCGTTTTTCACTTCGGAGAAATTAAAATTCCCGAATTAAAGTTGTATCTTTGCGGCGAAGGAATTACTGTTAGGTAATTACTGCGTTGCAAAAATTTAGTAAATTAAGATATTAAATAAGATGGAATTGGATTTCGATAAAATGAACGGACTTGTTCCGGCTATCATACAGGACAACGAAACACGTAAAGTCCTGATGCTGGGCTTCATGAATAAAGAAGCTTATGATAAAACGGTAGAAACCGGAAAAGTTACTTTCTTCAGCCGTACAAAGAACCGTCTTTGGACAAAAGGAGAAGAAAGCGGTAACTTCCTTCACGTAGTTTCTATCAAAGCCGATTGTGACAATGATACATTATTGATACAGGTGAATCCGGTAGGCCCGGTTTGTCACACAGGTACGGACACTTGCTGGGGCGAGAAGAACGAAGAACCAGTCATGTTCCTGAAAGCATTGCAGGACTTCATCGACAAACGCCATGAAGAAATGCCCGAAGGCTCCTACACGACCAGTCTCTTTAAGTCCGGTGTCAATAAGATGGCGCAGAAAGTAGGTGAAGAGGCCGTAGAGACAGTCATCGAAGCAACCAACGGAACAGACGACCGCTTGATTTACGAAGGAGCCGACCTTATTTATCACATGATTGTATTACTCACTTCAAAAGGCTATCGCATCGAAGACCTTGCACGCGAATTGCAGGAAAGACATAGCAGTACATGGAAGAGACATTAATTCAATATAAGAACGTAGAAATCCATCAACAGGAACTCTGTGTGCTGAATGATGTCAATCTTGGACTGCACAAAGGCGAGTTCGTCTATCTGATAGGAAAAGTAGGTTCCGGCAAAACGAGCCTGCTCAAAACCTTTTATGGCGAACTGGACGTAATCGACGGCGAAGCCGAAGTGCTGGGTTATAACATGCGTTCCATCAAACGCAAGCATATCCCGCAGCTACGTCGGAAATTAGGCATCGTATTTCAGGATTTCCAGTTGCTGACAGACCGCACAGTTTACAACAACCTCGAATTTGTACTCCGTGCTACCGGCTGGAAAAACAAACAAGAGATAAAGGAACGCATTGAAGAAGTGCTCGATTTGGTCGGAATGTCCAACAAAGGCTACAAACTGCCTAACGAGCTTTCCGGCGGCGAACAGCAACGCATCGTGATTGCACGTGCCGTGCTCAATTCCCCGGCTATCATCCTCGCGGATGAACCGACCGGAAACCTGGACGTAGAAACAGGAAAAGCCATTGTTGAGCTGTTGCGCAATATCTGCGATTCTGGTTCGTCCGTAGTGATGACAACGCACAACCTGCAATTGCTGAAAGAATATCCCGGCAGGGTATATCGTTGTGCCGACCATCAGATAATAGATGTCACCGACGAATACATGCCCCGGCAGAGAACAATAGAAATAGATTTAAATATAGATAACTAAAACAGTAACGAAAATGAAAGTTTTAAAGTTTGGAGGAACTTCCGTAGGTTCTGCTCAGCGCATGAAGGAAGTAGCCAAATTGATTACCGATGGTGAACAGAAGATTGTTGTCCTTTCAGCCATGTCAGGCACGACAAACACATTGGTGGAAATTTCGGACTATCTGTATAAGAAGAATCCGGAGGGTGCCAACGAGATTATCAATAAGCTGGAAACTAAATACAAACAGCATGTTGATGAACTTTTCGCCACTCAGGAATATAAACAGAAAGGTCTTGAAGTCATCAAATCTCATTTCGACTACATCCGCTCCTATACGAAAGACCTTTTCACCCTGTTCGAAGAGAAAGTGGTTTTGGCGCAAGGCGAGCTTATCTCTACGGCCATGGTGAACTTCTACCTGCAGGAATGTGGCGTGAAGTCAGTCTTGCTTCCGGCTTTGGAATTCATGCGCACTGACAAGAACGCAGAGCCGGACCCTGTATATATTAAGGAGAAGTTGCAGACTCAGCTCGACCTCTATCCGGATATGGAAATCTACATCACACAAGGTTTCATCTGCCGCAACGCTTACGGCGAGATAGACAACCTGCAACGTGGTGGTAGCGACTATACCGCATCCCTGATTGGTGCTGCTGTGAACGCTTCCGAAATCCAGATATGGACAGACATCGATGGTATGCACAACAACGACCCGCGTGTTGTCGACAAGACAGCCCCGGTTCGTCAGCTTCATTTTGAAGAAGCGGCCGAGTTGGCTTACTTCGGTGCAAAAATCCTGCACCCCACCTGTATCCAGCCTGCCAAATATGCCAATATCCCTGTACGTCTGTTGAACACCATGGACCCGGAAGCTCCTGGCACATTGATTTCCAACGATACGGAAAAAGGCAAAATCAAGGCAGTAGCAGCGAAGGAAAACATTACGGCTATCAAAATCAAATCCAGCCGTATGTTACTTGCCCACGGCTTCTTGCGTAAGGTATTCGAAATCTTCGAAAGCTATCAGACTTCCATCGACATGATTTGTACTTCAGAAGTCGGTGTGTCCGTCACTATCGACAACACCAAGCATCTGAACGAAATCCTCGATGACCTGAAAAAATACGGAACAGTGACCGTTGATAAAGAAATGTGTATCATCTGTGTTGTGGGTGACCTTGAATGGGAAAACGTCGGTTTTGAAGCAAAAGCGCTCGACGCGATGCGCGACATACCGGTGCGAATGATTTCCTTCGGCGGAAGCAACTACAACATCTCCTTCCTCATTCGTGAGTGTGACAAGAAGAGAGCGTTACAGTCGCTCAGCGACATGCTTTTCAACAATAAATAATTCCGCAAATAATACGAGCGCTTTTACCAACCTGATAAAAGCGCTCTTTTTAACTAACTAAACAAGTTTCCCGAATTATGAAAGGAATATTTCCAATCGATAAGTTCCGTACTTTGCAGACCCCTTTTTATTATTACGATACCAAGGTGCTGCGTGATACATTGTCGGCCATAAACCACGAGGTTGCCAAATATCCTAATTATTCAGTGCATTATGCGGTAAAGGCAAATGCCAACCCGAAAGTGCTTACTATCATCCGTGAGAGCGGAATAGGTGCCGACTGTGTGAGCGGTGGAGAAATCCGCGCCGCTATCCGTGCCGGATTCCCCGCCAACAAAGTCGTTTTTGCCGGAGTAGGCAAAGCCGACTGGGAAATCAACCTCGGATTGGAATACGGCATCTTCTGCTTCAACGTAGAGTCCATTCCCGAATTGGAAGTCATCAACG
This portion of the Bacteroides acidifaciens genome encodes:
- the hisH gene encoding imidazole glycerol phosphate synthase subunit HisH; amino-acid sequence: MKVAVVKYNAGNIRSVDYALKRLGVEAVITADKEELQSADKVIFPGVGEAETTMNHLKATGLDELIKNLHQPVFGICLGMQLMCRYSEEGGVDCLNIFDVDVKRFVPQKHEDKVPHMGWNTIGKTNSKLFEGFTDEEFVYFVHSFYVPTCDFTAATTDYIHPFSAALHKDNFYATQFHPEKSGKTGEKILMNFLNL
- the hisA gene encoding 1-(5-phosphoribosyl)-5-[(5-phosphoribosylamino)methylideneamino]imidazole-4-carboxamide isomerase, translating into MIEIIPAIDIIDGKCVRLSQGDYDSKKVYNENPVEVAKEFEANGVRRLHVVDLDGAASHHVINHRVLEQIATRTSLVIDFGGGVKSDEDLKIAFESGAQMVTGGSIAVKDPELFCHWLDVYGSEKIILGADVKEHKIAVNGWKDESACELFPFLEDYINKGVRKVICTDISCDGMLKGPSIDLYKEMLEKFPDLYLMASGGVSNVDDIIALNEAGVPGVIFGKALYEGRLTLQDLRIFLD
- the hisF gene encoding imidazole glycerol phosphate synthase subunit HisF; the protein is MLAKRIVPCLDIKDGQTVKGTNFVNLRQAGDPVELGRAYSEQGADELVFLDITASHEGRKTFTDLVKRIAANINIPFTVGGGINELSDVDRLLNAGADKISINSSAIRNPQLIDEIAKNFGSQVCVLAVDAKQTEKGWKCYLNGGRIETDKDLFEWTKEAQERGAGEILFTSMNHDGVKTGYANEALAALAGQLSIPVIASGGAGCKEHFRDVFLQGKADAALAASVFHFGEIKIPELKLYLCGEGITVR
- the hisIE gene encoding bifunctional phosphoribosyl-AMP cyclohydrolase/phosphoribosyl-ATP diphosphatase HisIE, with amino-acid sequence MELDFDKMNGLVPAIIQDNETRKVLMLGFMNKEAYDKTVETGKVTFFSRTKNRLWTKGEESGNFLHVVSIKADCDNDTLLIQVNPVGPVCHTGTDTCWGEKNEEPVMFLKALQDFIDKRHEEMPEGSYTTSLFKSGVNKMAQKVGEEAVETVIEATNGTDDRLIYEGADLIYHMIVLLTSKGYRIEDLARELQERHSSTWKRH
- a CDS encoding cell division ATP-binding protein FtsE — encoded protein: MEETLIQYKNVEIHQQELCVLNDVNLGLHKGEFVYLIGKVGSGKTSLLKTFYGELDVIDGEAEVLGYNMRSIKRKHIPQLRRKLGIVFQDFQLLTDRTVYNNLEFVLRATGWKNKQEIKERIEEVLDLVGMSNKGYKLPNELSGGEQQRIVIARAVLNSPAIILADEPTGNLDVETGKAIVELLRNICDSGSSVVMTTHNLQLLKEYPGRVYRCADHQIIDVTDEYMPRQRTIEIDLNIDN
- a CDS encoding aspartate kinase; translation: MKVLKFGGTSVGSAQRMKEVAKLITDGEQKIVVLSAMSGTTNTLVEISDYLYKKNPEGANEIINKLETKYKQHVDELFATQEYKQKGLEVIKSHFDYIRSYTKDLFTLFEEKVVLAQGELISTAMVNFYLQECGVKSVLLPALEFMRTDKNAEPDPVYIKEKLQTQLDLYPDMEIYITQGFICRNAYGEIDNLQRGGSDYTASLIGAAVNASEIQIWTDIDGMHNNDPRVVDKTAPVRQLHFEEAAELAYFGAKILHPTCIQPAKYANIPVRLLNTMDPEAPGTLISNDTEKGKIKAVAAKENITAIKIKSSRMLLAHGFLRKVFEIFESYQTSIDMICTSEVGVSVTIDNTKHLNEILDDLKKYGTVTVDKEMCIICVVGDLEWENVGFEAKALDAMRDIPVRMISFGGSNYNISFLIRECDKKRALQSLSDMLFNNK